One segment of Carya illinoinensis cultivar Pawnee chromosome 13, C.illinoinensisPawnee_v1, whole genome shotgun sequence DNA contains the following:
- the LOC122292971 gene encoding MLO-like protein 6 has translation MAGASGGRTLEETPTWAVAVVCFVLVLISIIIEHIIHLMAKWLKKKQKRALFEALEKIKSELMLLGFISLLLTVGQGIISNICISEKMGAKWHPCENKQETQLTEDEDEDDDSESNGRKLLMIMSDSGGSFRRILASAASTDKCAAKGKVPFVSEDGIHQLHIFIFVLAVFHVLYCILTLALGTAKMRRWKHWETETRTAEYQFSHDPERFRFARDTSFGRRHLSFWTKTPALMWIVCFFRQFVRSVPRVDYLTLRHGFIMAHLAPQSHQKFDFQKYINRSLEEDFKMVVGISPPIWFFAVIFLLFNTHGWKSYLWLPFIPVIIILLVGTKLQVIITKMALRIQERGEVVKGVPVVIPGDELFWFKRPRLLLFLINFVLFQNAFQLAFLAWAWYEFGLKSCFHENVEDFVIQIAMGVLVQILCSYVTLPLYALVTQMGSSMKPTIFNDRVAAALRNWHHTARKHLKQQKGSTSVTVTPFSSRPTTPSHYTSPVYLLRHHRSDMTDSVQSTISPRRSSNFDIDHLPYYWETDSPSHRGFQIGDGSSHGYPLEQSSVAYDKDVNETTISQTTARMQHEIEIGPQPKDFSFDKRMSL, from the exons ATGGCAGGAGCTAGTGGAGGAAGAACATTAGAAGAAACTCCCACTTGGGCTGTTGCAgttgtgtgttttgttttggttttgataTCCATAATCATCGAGCACATCATCCATCTTATGGCAAAG TGGttgaagaagaaacaaaaaagagcTTTATTTGAGGCATTAGAAAAGATCAAATCAG AGCTCATGTTGTTGGGATTTATATCCTTGCTCCTCACAGTAGGACAAGGTATAATATCGAACATATGCATATCAGAGAAAATGGGAGCGAAGTGGCATCCATGCGAGAACAAGCAAGAAACCCAGTTGACCGAGGACGAGGACGAGGACGACGATTCTGAATCCAATGGCCGCAAACTACTGATGATCATGTCGGATTCTGGTGGAAGTTTTCGACGCATTTTGGCGTCGGCGGCGTCTACTGATAAATGTGCAGCCAAG GGAAAAGTACCATTTGTGTCTGAGGATGGTATACATCAACTGCACATTTTTATCTTCGTATTGGCAGTTTTTCACGTCCTCTACTGCATTCTCACCCTCGCTTTGGGTACAGCCAAG ATGAGAAGATGGAAGCATTGGGAGACGGAAACCAGAACAGCTGAGTACCAGTTCTCACATG ACCCGGAGCGATTCAGATTTGCAAGGGATACGTCGTTTGGGAGAAGGCACTTGAGCTTCTGGACCAAAACACCTGCGCTCATGTGGATA gTCTGTTTTTTCAGACAGTTTGTGAGGTCTGTTCCTAgagttgattacttgaccttgCGACATGGATTTATAATG GCACATTTGGCACCTCAAAGTCATCAGAAATTCGACTttcaaaaatatatcaatagaTCACTGGAAGAGGATTTCAAGATGGTTGTGGGAATCAG CCCTCCGATCTGGTTCTTCGCGGTGATTTTCTTGCTCTTTAACACTCATG GATGGAAATCTTATCTATGGCTACCATTTATTCCAGTGATT ATCATCCTACTGGTGGGGACAAAGCTACAAGTGATCATAACCAAAATGGCATTGAGAATTCAAGAGAGAGGAGAGGTTGTGAAGGGAGTACCTGTGGTTATTCCAGGTGACGAACTCTTCTGGTTCAAACGCCCACGcctccttcttttcctcattaaTTTTGTTCTCTTTCAG AATGCCTTTCAGCTTGCATTCCTTGCATGGGCTTGG TATGAATTCGGGTTGAAATCTTGTTTCCACGAAAATGTGGAGGATTTCGTTATCCAAATCGCAATGGG GGTCCTGGTACAAATTCTGTGCAGCTATGTCACTCTCCCACTCTATGCCCTTGTAACGCAG ATGGGTTCAAGCATGAAACCAACGATATTCAACGATAGAGTAGCGGCGGCGCTACGCAACTGGCACCACACGGCCAGGAAGCACTTGAAGCAGCAAAAGGGCTCAACCTCAGTGACAGTGACCCCTTTCTCCAGCAGACCCACCACTCCATCCCACTACACATCCCCTGTTTATCTCTTGCGCCACCACCGCAGCGACATGACCGACAGCGTCCAAAGTACAATATCACCTAGAAGATCATCCAATTTCGACATTGATCATCTCCCATATTATTGGGAAACTGATTCCCCCTCCCACCGCGGCTTCCAGATAGGCGATGGCTCCTCCCACGGCTACCCCCTAGAGCAAAGCAGCGTTGCGTATGATAAGGATGTAAACGAAACTACCATCTCGCAGACGACAGCTCGCATGCAACACGAAATTGAAATCGGGCCGCAGCCTAAAGACTtctcatttgataaaagaatGAGTTTGTGA